The bacterium DNA window ATTATATTATTTCAGTTCCTCCGCTTCTCCTTTCATGTCAAGCTGCCAGGCAAGCGCCCGTATCCTCCCCTGCTGGGGCCTCGGCTTTTGCGGTATGGCGGCTCGAAGCGCGTCTTCAAATATGACTCTTTCCGGTACCTCGCGGAGCGGCCCCTCTGCCTTTTTTTGCCAAATGAATATTTGCGGCATAAGGCTATAACGCATGAATGACCCGATGAACGCATGCAGTGGCATATTGTATATTTTGAAAAACGCCAGCGCCGAGAAAATTCCCATGATAAATAGGGATGCAAGCACCCAAACGCCGAACTTCAGGGTGAAATACAAAATGAAAACAATGCCCCCGCCCATGAGCAGCCACAAAAATTGCTTCATGGTAAGCGGCCCGATGATCTTGTCTTCC harbors:
- a CDS encoding PrgI family protein; translation: MHYNVPQFIEVEDKIIGPLTMKQFLWLLMGGGIVFILYFTLKFGVWVLASLFIMGIFSALAFFKIYNMPLHAFIGSFMRYSLMPQIFIWQKKAEGPLREVPERVIFEDALRAAIPQKPRPQQGRIRALAWQLDMKGEAEELK